CTGTGGAAAAAGCACCGCACCTTTTACTTACCTATAATGATGCTGATGAAATACTAAAAAATGAAAAATGGAACAAAAATCTTATAACACTCAACGATGAAATCGAAAAACAAATTGAAAAACCATCCAAAGAAATACAGGGAATGATTCTTAAAAAGATTAATACAAAATACAACATTATATCAACCGTAACAAGAAAAATTGCTTGGGATACAGGAAAAGACACCATCGTCATAAATACAGGATTCTTTGACGATAAAGATCAAATATATGTGAGAAGTAATAAAAATTTAGAACCATTGATTGAACAAGGCAAATCATTGGGATACAAGTGTGGGGGGAAAAAAGAAGTCTTTGGAGTAATAACACCCAAAGACAAAACCGATTCTTTTGTAGAAAAAATATTGGTTTTTCTAAAACAAAGGTGATAAAAAAATGGAAAAGAAAAAAGCAACAAATGTCGTATGGCACACACATAAAGTAAGCAGGGAAGAAAGAGAATCACTTTTAAAACAAAAAGGTGTGGTACTATGGTTCACGGGTCTCTCTGGAAGCGGTAAATCTACCGTTGCAAATGAGGTGGCCTATAAATTACATGAAATGGGGTATCTATCATATGTTCTTGATGGAGATAACATCCGCCATGGACTGAATAAGGATCTAGGTTTTTCTCCCCGGGACAGAAAAGAAAACATCAGGAGGATATCTGAAGTAGCAAAACTTTTTTTTGATGCAGGTTTAATTACTATAACCGCCTTTATTTCTCCATATAAAATAGATAGAAATTTCTGCAGAGAATTAGTTGGCAAAGGAAGATTTTTAGAGATTTATACAAAAGCATCCATTGAAACCTGCGAAAAAAGAGACACCAAAGGTCTCTACAAGAAAGCAAGAGAAGGACTTATCAAAGATTTTACCGGTATAAACGCTCCATATGAAGAACCTGAAAAACCTGAGATGATACTTTATACAGATAAAGAAACTATTGAAGAAAGCGCAGAAAAAGTAATAAAAAAATTAGAAGAACTAGGATATATAAAATAAAGTGGTTAGCATGAAGCTAGATGAAAAAATCAACTACATCGTATCAGGACTAGAACGATCTGGTACATCAATGATCATGCAAATACTACAAGCTGGTAGTATACCAATAGCCTATGACACAAAAAGACAATCAGATGAAAACAACCCCAAGGGGTACTATGAACTAGAAGGCGGAAAAATAATAAACAAACTAATAGACAAAACACTACCATTAGAAAAATACAGAGGCAAATTCATAAAAATAACAGCATATGGACTAAAATACCTACCACCAGGAAAATACAAGATAATCTACACAGAAAGAAACATAGAAGAAATACTAGACTCAATGGAAAAAATGACTGGTAAAAAAGACGAAAAACGAGAAGAAACAAAAAAAGTTTTCACAAAACTAAACAACACCATAAAAAAAATGATGACAAATAGAGACGACATAGAAGTACTATACATAAACTACAACAACATAATATCAAACCCTGAACAAAACATAAGAGAGATAATAAAATTCCTTGGGTTATCAGATAAAAACATTACTCAGATGATACAAACTGTTGACAAAAAACTATACAGACAAAGAAGATATACATAGAAGAAAAACATGATTTTCCCCTATCTTTTATCAATTTTTATTGAGAAAACGTAAAATATGCGAATAAAGCTTACATCCAAAAGGAGATTTTAAAATATGAAGGCAGTAATATTAGCCGCAGGTGAAGGAAAAAGACTCAGACCATTTACTGAAACCATGCCAAAGGTGATGCTACCAGTCTGTAACAAACCAATACTAGAACATGTTTTTGATGCCGTTAAAAAAAGTGGTATAAACGAAATCATAGTAGTAGTTGGATATAAAAAAGAAGTCATAATGGAATACTTCAAAGACTACAATGACATAAAAATAAAATATGTGGTACAAGACAAACAACTAGGAACAGCTAATGCGCTACTAAAAGCAAAAAACCACATCAAAGACGCATTCATAGTTTTATCAGGAGACAACATCATTGACCAAAACAGTATATCAAACCTGATCAAAGACAAATCAAAATACTCCATGCTTATAAAAGAACACCCCCACCCCTCAAAATAC
The Candidatus Thermoplasmatota archaeon DNA segment above includes these coding regions:
- a CDS encoding sulfotransferase, whose amino-acid sequence is MKLDEKINYIVSGLERSGTSMIMQILQAGSIPIAYDTKRQSDENNPKGYYELEGGKIINKLIDKTLPLEKYRGKFIKITAYGLKYLPPGKYKIIYTERNIEEILDSMEKMTGKKDEKREETKKVFTKLNNTIKKMMTNRDDIEVLYINYNNIISNPEQNIREIIKFLGLSDKNITQMIQTVDKKLYRQRRYT
- the cysC gene encoding adenylyl-sulfate kinase, which codes for MEKKKATNVVWHTHKVSREERESLLKQKGVVLWFTGLSGSGKSTVANEVAYKLHEMGYLSYVLDGDNIRHGLNKDLGFSPRDRKENIRRISEVAKLFFDAGLITITAFISPYKIDRNFCRELVGKGRFLEIYTKASIETCEKRDTKGLYKKAREGLIKDFTGINAPYEEPEKPEMILYTDKETIEESAEKVIKKLEELGYIK